From Carettochelys insculpta isolate YL-2023 chromosome 3, ASM3395843v1, whole genome shotgun sequence, a single genomic window includes:
- the CHRM3 gene encoding muscarinic acetylcholine receptor M3, translating into MIAYMLTQYWFCFQKNSSQNCTDTSQVPSCIILCQKVTMILRNTTVSSSFSNVSFVWNRDSQGTGLLDDVPSLTGSYDYPQTTEIFPFSTMETANRSLAGMSKDRLGGHTLWQVVLIAFLTGILALVTIIGNILVIVAFKVNKQLKTVNNYFLLSLACADLIIGVISMNLFTTYIIMDHWALGNLACDLWLSIDYVASNASVMNLLVISFDRYFSITRPLTYRAKRTTKRAGMMIGLAWVISFILWAPAILFWQYFVGKRTVPPDECYIQFLSVPTITFGTAIAAFYLPVTIMTILYWRIYKETEKRTKELAGLQASGSEAEAAHFIHQTGSSRSCSSYELQQQSMRRSTRRKYGRCHFWLTTKSWKPSQDQGDQDHSSSDSWNNNDAAGSLENSASSDEEDIATETRAIYSIVLKLPGHSTILNSTQLPSSEDLNGSGDDLQKPSNGSKERKPKKLPSQKSVDDGGNFQKSFPKLPVHLEAAAEAAKISDGIPSAAKTSAALPLSFKEATLAKKFALKTRSQITKRKRMSLIKEKKAAQTLSAILFAFIITWTPYNIMVLVNTFCDSCIPKTFWNLGYWLCYINSTVNPMCYALCNKTFRTTFKMLLLCQCDKRKRRKQQYQQRQSVIFHKRIPEEAS; encoded by the coding sequence ACTATGTCAGAAAGTCACGATGATCCTGCGCAATACTACAGTCTCCTCCTCATTTTCAAATGTGAGCTTTGTCTGGAATAGAGATTCACAGGGAACAGGACTCCTTGATGATGTGCCATCACTCACTGGCAGCTACGACTACCCTCAGACAACTGAGATTTTTCCCTTCAGTACTATGGAAACAGCCAACAGGTCACTAGCTGGCATGAGCAAAGACCGTCTGGGTGGACACACACTCTGGCAAGTAGTTCTGATTGCCTTCCTGACTGGCATTCTCGCACTGGTGACCATCATAGGAAACATCCTGGTGATTGTGGCATTTAAAGTTAACAAACAACTTAAAACAGTCAACAATTACTTCCTGCTGAGTCTTGCCTGTGCAGATTTGATCATTGGTGTTATTTCAATGAACCTTTTCACCACCTACATCATCATGGACCACTGGGCTTTGGGAAATTTGGCCTGTGATCTGTGGCTCTCCATTGACTATGTGGCCAGCAATGCCTCTGTCATGAACCTTCTTGTCATAAGTTTTGACAGGTATTTTTCCATCACCAGGCCACTTACATACAGAGCTAAACGAACAACCAAAAGGGCTGGAATGATGATTGGCTTAGCTTGGGTCATCTCATTCATTCTTTGGGCCCCTGCCATCTTGTTCTGGCAGTATTTTGTTGGGAAAAGAACTGTGCCTCCTGATGAATGTTATATCCAGTTTTTAAGTGTACCTACCATCACTTTTGGCACTGCCATTGCTGCCTTTTATTTGCCAGTCACAATTATGACTATTTTGTACTGGAGGATCTACAAGGAGACAGAGAAACGCACCAAAGAGTTAGCAGGGCTACAGGCCTCAGGCAGCGAAGCTGAGGCAGCACACTTCATCCACCAAACGGGTAGctccagaagctgcagcagctatgagctgcagcagcagagtaTGAGGCGCTCAACCAGAAGAAAATATGGCCGATGCCACTTCTGGCTTACCACAAAGAGCTGGAAACCCAGCCAGGATCAGGGGGACCAGGATCACAGCAGCAGCGATAGCTGGAACAACAATGATGCCGCTGGTTCTCTTGAAAACTCTGCCTCCTCTGATGAAGAAGACATTGCTACAGAGACGAGGGCCATTTATTCCATTGTGCTGAAGCTTCCTGGTCACAGCACCATCCTCAACTCCACTCAATTACCCTCATCTGAAGACCTGAATGGGTCGGGGGACGACTTGCAGAAACCGAGCAATGGGTCAAAGGAGAGGAAACCTAAAAAGTTGCCCTCTCAGAAGAGTGTGGACGATGGCGGAAACTTTCAGAAGAGCTTTCCTAAACTTCCAGTTCACctagaggcagcagcagaggcagccaagATTTCTGATGGCATTCCATCAGCAGCTAAGACATCAGCAGCTCTGCCTTTGTCCTTCAAGGAAGCAACCCTGGCAAAAAAGTTTGCCTTGAAGACCAGAAGTCAGATCACCAAGCGAAAACGAATGTCACTTATCAAAGAAAAGAAAGCAGCACAGACACTCAGTGCTATTTTGTTTGCCTTCATCATCACCTGGACACCATACAACATCATGGTTCTGGTGAACACCTTTTGTGATAGCTGTATCCCCAAAACATTTTGGAACCTGGGATACTGGCTTTGTTACATCAATAGCACAGTGAACCCTATGTGTTATGCATTGTGTAACAAAACATTCAGAACCACTTTCAAGATGTTACTGCTGTGCCAGTGTGACAAACGGAAACGACGCAAACAGCAGTATCAGCAGAGGCAGTCAGTCATTTTTCATAAGCGGATCCCCGAGGAGGCTTCATAA